A genomic stretch from Thermodesulfobacteriota bacterium includes:
- a CDS encoding MlaD family protein, with protein MNENFSGAGLPVDAPEAEIRKKSPFSIVWVVPLIAMLIGGWLVFKGLTEKGPTVTIAFKSAEGLEAGKTKIRYKDVEVGLVESIVLDEDLSRVLVTAELNKELKPYLTRKTRFWVVRARVSASEISGLGTLLGGAYIAIDPVKEGEPDRTFKGLEAPPVVTMDLPGRHYVLRADRLGSLSAGSPIYYRQIEVGQVESYEMDKEGRYVEIRIFVNDPYHQFIRQNTRFWNAGGFDLSVDANGLTVDSQSLATILMGGIAFDSPMALDSDELAENNHIFSLFDSRQTAMSQQYQAKRYWMVEFGGSVRGLTVGAPVEFRGLQVGRVLDIVCRVGKETGSDIVIAVLVEAEPERLLGKELIDNETEYRKFIDSLVAKGFRAQLKTGNILTGKLFVDLEFHPDAPPDAMRWDGEYPRLPSIPKSLDELLAVLKQLLAGIEKVPFTEIGQDLRAVVKNLSETIEVLEELTRRVNTEVAPEAAAMLRQTTKTLVEIQTSFGEDSTFNQNARQTLEELTNTAQALRMLADYLERHPEALIYGKGETK; from the coding sequence ATGAATGAAAATTTCAGTGGTGCCGGCCTTCCGGTCGATGCGCCGGAAGCGGAGATCCGCAAAAAGAGTCCGTTTTCCATTGTCTGGGTTGTTCCCCTTATTGCTATGTTGATCGGCGGCTGGCTGGTCTTTAAAGGGCTGACGGAAAAAGGGCCGACCGTAACGATTGCTTTCAAAAGCGCCGAGGGCCTGGAGGCCGGCAAGACCAAAATCCGCTACAAGGATGTCGAGGTGGGCCTGGTCGAATCCATCGTGCTGGATGAAGACCTGTCCAGAGTGCTGGTCACGGCTGAACTGAACAAGGAGCTGAAACCGTATTTGACCCGGAAGACCCGGTTCTGGGTCGTCCGAGCCCGGGTCAGCGCCAGTGAAATTTCCGGGCTGGGAACGCTTCTGGGCGGGGCTTACATCGCCATCGATCCGGTCAAAGAAGGCGAACCGGACCGGACGTTTAAGGGCCTGGAAGCGCCGCCGGTGGTGACCATGGATCTTCCCGGCCGGCACTATGTGCTGCGGGCGGACAGGCTGGGGTCGCTGAGCGCCGGCTCCCCGATATATTACCGGCAGATCGAAGTCGGGCAGGTGGAAAGTTACGAAATGGATAAGGAGGGCCGGTACGTCGAGATCCGGATTTTCGTTAATGACCCCTATCATCAGTTTATTCGTCAGAATACCCGTTTCTGGAACGCCGGCGGTTTTGACCTGTCCGTGGATGCCAACGGGTTGACGGTTGACTCCCAGTCTCTGGCCACCATCCTGATGGGCGGCATCGCTTTTGACAGCCCGATGGCCCTGGACAGCGATGAACTGGCTGAGAACAATCACATTTTCTCCCTGTTTGACTCCCGCCAGACGGCCATGTCCCAGCAGTATCAGGCGAAACGGTACTGGATGGTGGAGTTTGGCGGATCCGTCCGGGGGCTGACCGTGGGCGCGCCGGTGGAGTTCCGGGGCCTGCAGGTCGGACGGGTTCTGGACATTGTCTGCCGGGTGGGGAAAGAAACCGGTTCGGATATTGTTATCGCCGTGCTGGTCGAGGCGGAACCGGAACGGTTGCTGGGAAAAGAGTTGATAGACAATGAAACCGAATATCGTAAATTTATCGATTCCCTGGTGGCCAAAGGTTTCCGGGCGCAACTGAAAACCGGCAATATCCTGACCGGTAAACTGTTTGTCGACCTTGAATTTCATCCCGATGCCCCCCCCGACGCCATGCGCTGGGACGGGGAATATCCCCGCCTGCCCTCTATACCCAAGTCGCTGGATGAATTGTTGGCCGTGTTGAAACAGTTGCTGGCGGGCATTGAGAAAGTGCCTTTTACGGAAATCGGGCAGGATCTCCGGGCGGTGGTGAAAAACCTGAGTGAGACCATTGAGGTTCTGGAAGAACTGACCCGGCGGGTGAACACGGAGGTCGCGCCGGAAGCCGCCGCCATGCTGCGGCAGACCACGAAAACACTGGTTGAGATCCAGACATCCTTCGGTGAGGACTCCACCTTCAATCAGAACGCGCGACAAACGCTGGAAGAACTGACCAATACGGCCCAGGCCCTGCGGATGCTGGCGGATTATCTGGAAAGACACCCGGAAGCCCTGATTTACGGGAAAGGAGAAACGAAATGA
- a CDS encoding paraquat-inducible protein A, protein MMEQPKTAKNLSMAGCHRCGLLVRLPRTAAEGVAGCPRCGATIHQRRPGSIQRTWALVITALILYIPANVLPISITGAMGSSHGDTILSGVIYFIQSGSWHIALVIFIASVLVPMMKILILVFLLVSVQWKWQWRPLDRTRLYRLIEMIGRWSMVDIFVIAIMAALIKLEGLADFKAGPATIYFAAVVVITILASMSFDPRLIWDNMEDESHE, encoded by the coding sequence ATGATGGAACAGCCGAAAACCGCCAAAAACCTGTCCATGGCCGGATGCCATCGATGCGGCCTGCTGGTCCGTCTGCCCCGCACCGCCGCGGAAGGAGTCGCCGGCTGCCCCCGGTGCGGAGCGACGATCCATCAGCGTCGGCCCGGCAGCATCCAGCGGACGTGGGCCCTGGTCATCACGGCCCTGATTCTTTATATCCCGGCCAATGTGCTGCCGATCTCCATCACCGGCGCCATGGGCAGTTCCCACGGGGACACCATTCTCAGCGGGGTGATCTATTTTATTCAGTCCGGATCATGGCACATCGCCCTGGTGATTTTTATCGCCAGCGTGCTGGTCCCGATGATGAAAATTCTGATTCTGGTCTTTTTACTGGTTTCGGTCCAGTGGAAGTGGCAGTGGCGCCCCCTGGACCGGACCCGTCTTTACCGGTTGATCGAGATGATCGGCCGCTGGTCCATGGTGGATATCTTTGTGATCGCCATCATGGCGGCGCTGATCAAACTGGAAGGGCTGGCCGATTTCAAGGCCGGCCCGGCGACCATTTATTTCGCGGCGGTGGTGGTGATCACCATCCTGGCCTCGATGAGTTTTGATCCAAGACTGATCTGGGATAATATGGAGGATGAGTCCCATGAATGA
- a CDS encoding AI-2E family transporter — MTDAPNPIRQFNIGHYFLVFLIVVALFFCWQIMKPYIDPVIIALILAALTSPVNTWLLKRFRGKENLAALASCFLLIIVIVVPAVILLSLVIRQGIHSVSAIQHWIAAGNLNRVMDSPLITRVMALANQYLPGNILENIDLGSAAMQVSSSAGKWLVSKGGYFIGNISLAAGKFFIMVFVFFFAVKDRKRIIDYVLHLIPLSTEHEKILANKIKDVARSALLGSLVTALAQGAAGGTAFAICGLPGFFWGAVMAFASLIPVVGTALVWVPAAGFLLVSGHWGYALFMTLWCVLVVGMIDNLVRPLFMSGGAGMSTVLIFFSILGGISYFGLTGILYGPLVFGITMVLLYIYDLEFKVFLARQDES, encoded by the coding sequence ATGACGGATGCGCCTAACCCGATCAGGCAGTTCAACATCGGTCACTATTTTCTGGTTTTTCTTATCGTGGTGGCGCTGTTTTTCTGCTGGCAGATCATGAAACCGTATATCGACCCGGTGATCATCGCCCTGATTCTGGCGGCCTTGACCAGTCCGGTCAACACCTGGCTGCTGAAACGATTCCGGGGGAAAGAGAATCTGGCGGCGCTGGCCTCCTGCTTTCTGTTGATTATAGTGATCGTCGTGCCGGCGGTGATTCTTCTGTCTCTGGTCATCCGGCAGGGTATCCATTCCGTCAGCGCTATTCAACACTGGATCGCGGCGGGCAATCTGAACCGGGTCATGGACAGCCCGCTGATTACCCGGGTGATGGCCCTGGCCAACCAGTATCTGCCGGGCAATATTCTGGAAAACATCGATCTGGGATCCGCGGCCATGCAGGTGTCTTCGTCGGCGGGTAAATGGCTGGTCAGCAAGGGCGGTTATTTCATCGGCAATATTTCTCTGGCGGCCGGTAAATTTTTCATCATGGTGTTTGTCTTTTTTTTCGCGGTCAAGGATCGAAAGCGGATTATCGATTATGTCCTTCACCTGATCCCGCTGTCGACCGAACATGAAAAGATACTGGCCAATAAAATCAAGGACGTGGCCCGTTCGGCCTTATTGGGCAGCCTGGTGACCGCCCTGGCCCAGGGGGCCGCCGGCGGAACGGCCTTCGCGATCTGCGGGCTGCCCGGATTTTTCTGGGGAGCGGTCATGGCCTTTGCCTCGCTGATTCCGGTCGTGGGAACAGCCCTGGTCTGGGTACCGGCGGCCGGATTTCTGCTGGTTTCCGGACACTGGGGGTATGCTCTGTTCATGACCCTATGGTGCGTTCTTGTCGTCGGCATGATCGACAATCTCGTCCGCCCCCTGTTCATGAGCGGCGGTGCCGGCATGAGTACCGTGCTGATTTTTTTCTCCATCCTGGGGGGGATCAGCTATTTCGGCCTGACCGGGATCCTTTACGGACCGCTGGTGTTCGGTATCACCATGGTCCTGCTTTATATTTACGATCTTGAGTTCAAAGTGTTCCTGGCCCGCCAGGATGAGTCGTAG
- a CDS encoding paraquat-inducible protein A produces MKSITAHRNNHQINQGQFLACHECDLVNHVGPVPEGRSAVCRRCGSVLFSRKPDSLNRSLALTVTGLTLFVIANVYPLLAIKKEGIYQATTLLGGVRALYEGGYGAVALLVLFTTVLFPLCELLVKLHILFPLTLNRRPWKMIPLMHFLEVIRPWGMMEVYMLGILVSVVKLVKMVTVIPGTSLYAFFALIFVVAAGAGTFDSRDLWKRAGEG; encoded by the coding sequence ATGAAAAGCATAACAGCACACAGGAACAATCATCAGATCAACCAGGGGCAGTTTCTGGCCTGTCATGAATGCGATCTGGTCAATCACGTCGGTCCCGTTCCCGAGGGCCGCTCCGCCGTGTGCCGTCGCTGCGGCAGCGTCCTGTTCAGCCGCAAGCCTGACAGCCTGAACCGCAGCCTGGCCCTGACAGTGACGGGACTGACACTGTTTGTTATCGCCAATGTCTACCCCCTGCTGGCGATAAAGAAAGAAGGCATCTATCAGGCCACCACGCTGCTGGGTGGTGTCCGCGCCCTGTATGAAGGAGGTTATGGCGCGGTCGCTTTACTGGTGCTTTTTACCACCGTTCTGTTTCCTCTTTGTGAACTGCTGGTCAAACTCCATATCCTTTTTCCGTTAACACTGAACCGTCGACCCTGGAAAATGATCCCCCTGATGCATTTCCTGGAAGTCATCAGGCCCTGGGGGATGATGGAGGTATATATGCTGGGCATCCTGGTGTCCGTGGTCAAGCTGGTGAAAATGGTGACGGTGATTCCGGGAACCTCGTTGTACGCTTTTTTCGCGCTGATTTTTGTCGTGGCTGCCGGCGCCGGAACATTTGACAGCCGGGATCTGTGGAAACGGGCGGGGGAGGGATGA
- a CDS encoding PqiC family protein → MKIRSELTFLTVLLIAIVGMIGCVRTRPVTYYTLSPQPAGQLSPAGKDFTGIRIGIGPVRFSKLIDRPQIVSRTTPNKVALAEFHRWGGDLSEDFLLVMTNNIRQLCGSGLFLRHPWPQEFAPRYRVEFDVHQFDGALGGTVALNVTWMVRTSGSDDLVVNSSVIEEKTSGDDYQSLVEAENRALEKLSRLVVEALPSGR, encoded by the coding sequence ATGAAGATACGATCGGAACTGACGTTTTTGACCGTGCTGTTAATAGCGATCGTCGGCATGATCGGTTGTGTAAGAACCCGGCCGGTTACCTACTACACCCTGTCCCCGCAGCCGGCCGGTCAGCTGTCGCCCGCGGGGAAAGATTTCACGGGTATCCGTATCGGCATCGGTCCCGTCCGGTTTTCCAAACTGATCGACCGGCCCCAGATCGTCAGCCGGACAACGCCCAACAAAGTGGCCCTGGCCGAGTTCCATCGCTGGGGAGGAGATCTGAGCGAGGACTTTCTGCTCGTCATGACGAACAACATCCGTCAGCTTTGCGGCTCGGGCCTTTTTCTACGGCACCCCTGGCCCCAGGAGTTCGCGCCCCGCTATCGCGTTGAATTTGACGTGCATCAGTTTGACGGCGCCCTGGGCGGGACGGTGGCTCTGAACGTGACCTGGATGGTCCGGACGTCCGGCAGCGATGACCTGGTCGTCAACAGTTCCGTCATCGAGGAAAAGACCAGTGGTGACGATTACCAGAGCCTGGTGGAGGCGGAGAACAGGGCGCTGGAAAAAC